The following are encoded in a window of Acidimicrobiales bacterium genomic DNA:
- a CDS encoding homoserine O-acetyltransferase: MEPAQAPGPGLAPPAWTRAHASTLPASGAWRPSDPTGDRQFLRTFVERPFVLEGGGQLQDVTLAFETWGQLAPDGGNAILLVHALTGDAHAAGPAGPGQPTPGWWDDLIGPGRVLDTERWFVVCANVLGGCQGSTGPASPRPDRRGRYGSRFPVVSVRDMVRVQARLADALGIGRWAAVVGGSMGGMQVLEWGVMFPDRVGALVPIATCPAATAQQIAYWSTGRRAIALDPGWRDGDYYDAPPGQGPHAGLALARSISQITFRTDEVFTNRFGRAEVEPLAGRFDLWQRFQVERYLEYHGDKLIRRFDANSYLLLTKAMDLHDLGRGRGGLGPALARIQVPVHAVGISSDVLYPPYQSQELVEQLAARGVPATYTEIDSPHGHDAFLLELDQVAALLTPVLTALEAP; the protein is encoded by the coding sequence ATGGAGCCCGCGCAGGCGCCCGGCCCCGGCCTGGCCCCCCCGGCCTGGACCCGGGCCCACGCCAGCACCCTCCCGGCCTCGGGGGCGTGGCGGCCCAGCGACCCGACCGGCGACCGCCAGTTCCTGCGGACCTTCGTCGAGCGCCCCTTCGTGCTGGAGGGTGGCGGGCAGCTCCAGGACGTGACGCTGGCCTTCGAGACGTGGGGCCAGCTGGCCCCCGACGGGGGCAACGCCATCCTCCTCGTCCACGCCCTCACCGGCGACGCCCACGCCGCCGGGCCCGCCGGCCCCGGCCAGCCCACCCCCGGCTGGTGGGACGACCTGATCGGGCCCGGGCGGGTGCTCGACACCGAGCGCTGGTTCGTGGTGTGCGCCAACGTCCTCGGGGGCTGCCAGGGCTCCACCGGCCCGGCCTCGCCCCGGCCCGACCGGCGGGGTCGCTACGGCTCCCGCTTCCCGGTGGTGAGCGTCCGCGACATGGTGCGGGTCCAGGCCCGCCTGGCCGACGCCCTGGGCATCGGGCGGTGGGCCGCGGTGGTCGGCGGATCGATGGGGGGCATGCAGGTCCTGGAGTGGGGCGTGATGTTCCCGGACCGGGTCGGGGCCCTGGTGCCCATCGCCACCTGCCCGGCGGCCACGGCCCAGCAGATCGCCTACTGGAGCACGGGGCGGCGCGCCATCGCCCTCGACCCGGGCTGGCGCGACGGGGACTACTACGACGCCCCGCCCGGCCAGGGGCCCCACGCCGGCCTGGCCCTGGCCCGCAGCATCTCCCAGATCACGTTCCGCACCGACGAGGTGTTCACCAACCGCTTCGGCCGGGCCGAGGTCGAGCCCCTGGCCGGCCGGTTCGACCTGTGGCAGCGCTTCCAGGTGGAGCGCTACCTCGAGTACCACGGCGACAAGCTGATCCGGCGCTTCGACGCCAACTCCTACCTGCTGCTGACCAAGGCCATGGACCTCCACGACCTGGGCCGGGGCCGGGGCGGGTTGGGGCCGGCGCTGGCCCGCATCCAGGTTCCGGTGCACGCCGTGGGCATCTCCAGCGACGTGCTCTACCCGCCGTACCAGTCCCAGGAGCTGGTCGAGCAGCTGGCGGCCCGGGGCGTGCCCGCCACCTACACCGAGATCGACAGCCCCCACGGCCACGATGCCTTCCTGCTGGAGCTGGACCAGGTGGCCGCTCTGCTGACCCCCGTCCTCACCGCCCTGGAGGCGCCGTGA
- a CDS encoding aminotransferase class I/II-fold pyridoxal phosphate-dependent enzyme produces the protein MTTPSDPTAPAPEPAPLHPDTRAVRSGRESCTPALAPVIWASSTFVSASVEEAQAAATSIGSDRFYSRYGNPTVADFERAVADLEGAEAARAFGSGMGAVTAVILGLCSAGDHIVAARQVYAGTQLVLQAVCPRFGIDVTLVDGTEPGALAAAVRPGKTVLVWAETPANPRLDLVDLDELGAIAGPMTVVDSTFATPLGQRPLDHGVDLVVHSATKALAGHNDATLGVVAASAELVQWLTGFAVLQGAVASPYDAANGLRGLRTLPVRFARQSASALDLARWLEDDGRAVEVRHPGLESHPQHALARRQMQHWGGLVCFDLPGGLAAGRRFVEAVEVAQLASSLGGPETLVTHPASTTHVNLLPDELAAVGIGPGTIRLSVGLEHVDDLRADLDRALAAASAGDAAG, from the coding sequence GTGACCACGCCGTCCGACCCCACCGCCCCGGCCCCCGAGCCGGCCCCCCTCCACCCCGACACGCGGGCGGTGCGGAGCGGGCGCGAGAGCTGCACCCCCGCCCTGGCCCCGGTGATCTGGGCCAGCTCGACCTTCGTCTCCGCCTCGGTCGAGGAGGCCCAGGCCGCGGCCACCTCCATCGGCAGCGACCGCTTCTACTCCCGCTACGGCAACCCCACCGTGGCCGACTTCGAGCGGGCCGTGGCCGACCTGGAGGGGGCGGAGGCGGCCCGGGCCTTCGGCTCGGGCATGGGGGCGGTGACCGCGGTGATCCTGGGCCTGTGCTCGGCCGGCGACCACATCGTGGCCGCCCGCCAGGTCTACGCCGGCACTCAGCTGGTGCTGCAGGCCGTGTGCCCCCGCTTCGGCATCGACGTCACCCTGGTCGACGGCACCGAGCCGGGCGCCCTCGCCGCCGCCGTCCGGCCCGGCAAGACCGTGCTGGTGTGGGCCGAGACCCCGGCCAACCCGCGCCTCGACCTGGTCGACCTGGACGAGCTGGGCGCCATCGCCGGGCCCATGACCGTGGTCGACTCCACCTTCGCCACCCCGCTGGGCCAGCGCCCCCTGGACCACGGCGTCGACCTGGTCGTCCACTCCGCCACCAAGGCCCTGGCCGGGCACAACGACGCCACCCTCGGCGTGGTGGCGGCCTCGGCCGAGCTGGTCCAGTGGCTCACCGGCTTCGCCGTCCTCCAGGGGGCGGTGGCCTCGCCCTACGACGCCGCCAACGGCCTGCGGGGCCTGCGCACCCTCCCGGTGCGCTTCGCCCGCCAGTCGGCCTCGGCCCTGGACCTGGCCCGGTGGCTGGAGGACGACGGCCGGGCCGTCGAGGTCCGCCACCCCGGCCTGGAGTCCCACCCCCAGCACGCCCTGGCCCGCCGCCAGATGCAGCACTGGGGCGGCCTGGTCTGCTTCGACCTGCCCGGGGGCCTGGCCGCGGGCCGGCGCTTCGTCGAGGCCGTGGAGGTGGCCCAGCTGGCCTCGTCGCTGGGCGGGCCCGAGACCCTGGTCACCCACCCGGCGTCGACCACCCACGTGAACCTCCTGCCCGACGAGCTGGCCGCGGTGGGCATCGGGCCCGGCACCATCCGCCTCTCGGTGGGGCTGGAGCACGTGGACGACCTCCGGGCCGACCTGGATCGGGCCCTGGCCGCCGCCTCGGCCGGCGACGCCGCCGGCTGA
- a CDS encoding DNA-formamidopyrimidine glycosylase family protein, whose product MPELIEVELYRRVAERAVGRRIAAAHAPDPWFCKGVDPATVEAALAGRTVTGTRRRGKLLLVDTDGPVLGLRFGMTGRLVVDGAGPIERLEYSSQRDDPAWHRFGLTFAGGGDLSLVDPRRLGGVELDPDEERLGPDAATVGAAALRDALGRSGAPLKARLLDQARLAGVGNLICDEALWRAGLDPARPAGSLAPAEHRRLHRHLLATIALLTERGGSHTGDLQAQRSRDGCCPRCGTALQRRTVGGRTTYLCPRHQT is encoded by the coding sequence GTGCCCGAGCTGATCGAGGTCGAGCTGTACCGGCGGGTGGCCGAGCGGGCCGTCGGCCGCCGCATCGCCGCCGCCCACGCCCCGGACCCCTGGTTCTGCAAGGGCGTCGACCCAGCCACCGTGGAGGCCGCCCTGGCCGGCCGGACCGTCACCGGCACCCGGCGCCGGGGCAAGCTGCTGCTGGTCGACACCGACGGCCCCGTGCTCGGCCTCCGGTTCGGGATGACCGGCCGGCTGGTGGTCGACGGGGCCGGGCCCATCGAGCGCCTGGAGTACTCCTCCCAGCGCGACGACCCGGCCTGGCACCGCTTCGGCCTCACCTTCGCCGGCGGCGGCGACCTCTCCCTGGTCGACCCCCGCCGGCTGGGCGGGGTGGAGCTCGACCCGGACGAGGAGCGCCTGGGCCCCGACGCCGCCACCGTGGGCGCCGCCGCCCTGCGCGACGCCCTGGGCCGGTCGGGAGCGCCGCTCAAGGCCCGCCTGCTGGACCAGGCCCGCCTGGCCGGCGTGGGCAACCTGATCTGCGACGAGGCGCTGTGGCGGGCCGGGCTCGACCCCGCCCGGCCGGCCGGCTCCCTGGCCCCGGCCGAGCACCGCCGCCTCCACCGCCACCTGCTGGCCACCATCGCCCTCCTGACCGAGCGGGGTGGGTCGCACACCGGCGACCTCCAGGCCCAGCGCTCCCGGGACGGGTGCTGCCCCCGGTGCGGCACCGCCCTCCAGCGCCGCACCGTGGGCGGCCGCACCACCTACTTGTGCCCCCGGCACCAGACGTGA
- a CDS encoding DUF4202 domain-containing protein yields the protein MSEPAEREARTAAAIDAANAEDPDTVVIDGEARPLQQALGRVAAEWVDRLDPSATAVQRLAARAHHLRRWERPRSAYPEGRAGYLRWRAAAKDRHAEDLGALLRQHGWSDDDVAGAQALLRKEGLGRVPATQVHEDAVCLAFLAVQLDAAVDLMGEAKTVEVLRRTARKMSPEALARAAELPYSPRGRALLERALAPDGG from the coding sequence GTGAGCGAGCCCGCCGAGCGCGAGGCCCGCACGGCGGCGGCCATCGACGCCGCCAACGCCGAGGACCCCGACACGGTGGTGATCGACGGCGAGGCCCGGCCGTTGCAGCAGGCCCTGGGCCGGGTGGCGGCCGAGTGGGTCGACCGCCTGGACCCGTCGGCCACCGCCGTGCAACGGCTGGCGGCCCGGGCCCACCACCTCCGCCGGTGGGAGCGGCCCCGCTCCGCCTACCCCGAGGGCCGGGCCGGGTACCTGCGCTGGCGCGCCGCGGCCAAGGACCGCCACGCCGAGGACCTGGGCGCCCTGCTCCGCCAGCACGGCTGGAGCGACGACGACGTGGCCGGGGCCCAGGCCCTCCTGCGCAAGGAGGGCCTGGGCCGTGTTCCCGCCACCCAGGTCCACGAGGACGCCGTCTGCCTGGCCTTCCTGGCCGTGCAGCTCGACGCCGCCGTGGATCTCATGGGCGAAGCGAAGACCGTGGAGGTGCTCCGCCGGACCGCCCGGAAGATGAGCCCGGAGGCTCTGGCCCGAGCGGCCGAGCTGCCCTACAGCCCCCGGGGCCGGGCCCTCCTGGAGAGGGCCCTGGCCCCGGACGGGGGCTGA
- a CDS encoding DUF4214 domain-containing protein: protein MLDVIGPTAPVAQAADHYLAYDLGPLQDPARITGRDAGASGLVGDQSLWAYGDTMFPLGAPDDDGAPMLHNTGATNLPSYYRLSEDLDSTGVPDHDLIPYHPTMEAPFNQGSMGRFAIWPSSVIPRGGTASGLVYYKRAYFQAGTNALAPGSEQVGLATVNPGATTAYRVTPPDAPLFGPDECQWGIPFLDPTDGYIYFYAVLDDRPQCPDANAGGFNFPTGVARIPLSTPGTRSAVRFWDGDSWTQDQNATAPLSNFNPLGGSPSVMYNAHLDKYLAITELDNQAGFVLGDSPVGPWTGFDASPGNFDPFVDIEPSDTDERAFRLHPELGSSDGSVVVMSYYREDFVRNTGYSPPFDKEYEGQIRLVAVDLRTDALDQLRDYVSRTYQAAVGWTPGTTDRNYWADQLRNRNKTVPDLIAALRTANATAVTNIRKGTVREAYQAVLDRSASADEQTYWAGWLATGGRSYDNLAGALVNSGEFRDDHPAASTIVPQVYLRFLGRTVDTSAYNYWVNQLNTGATSVPNFVIAIIRSQEGTRYQATLAYDAVLGRAPNTTERNVVAADFVPVLGRVPSAVRSAIVATAQAGI, encoded by the coding sequence GTGCTTGATGTCATCGGACCGACGGCGCCGGTCGCCCAGGCCGCCGACCACTACCTGGCCTACGACCTCGGGCCCCTGCAGGACCCGGCCCGCATCACCGGGCGGGACGCCGGGGCCTCGGGCCTGGTCGGGGACCAGTCGCTGTGGGCCTACGGCGACACCATGTTCCCGCTGGGCGCACCGGACGACGACGGCGCGCCCATGCTCCACAACACCGGGGCCACCAACCTGCCCTCCTACTACCGGCTGTCCGAGGACCTGGACAGCACCGGCGTGCCCGACCACGACCTCATCCCCTACCACCCGACCATGGAGGCCCCCTTCAACCAGGGCAGCATGGGCCGCTTCGCCATCTGGCCGTCGTCGGTCATCCCCCGGGGGGGCACGGCGTCGGGCCTCGTGTACTACAAGCGGGCCTACTTCCAGGCCGGCACCAACGCCCTCGCTCCCGGCAGCGAGCAGGTCGGCCTGGCCACCGTCAACCCCGGGGCCACCACCGCCTACCGGGTGACGCCGCCCGACGCCCCCCTGTTCGGGCCGGACGAGTGCCAGTGGGGCATCCCCTTCCTGGACCCCACCGATGGCTACATCTACTTCTACGCCGTCCTCGACGACCGGCCCCAGTGCCCCGACGCCAACGCCGGCGGGTTCAACTTCCCCACCGGCGTGGCCCGCATCCCGCTGTCCACCCCGGGCACCCGGTCGGCGGTCCGGTTCTGGGACGGCGACAGCTGGACGCAGGACCAGAACGCCACTGCGCCCCTGTCCAACTTCAACCCGTTGGGCGGCAGCCCCTCGGTCATGTACAACGCCCACCTGGACAAGTACCTGGCCATCACCGAGCTCGACAACCAGGCCGGCTTCGTGCTGGGTGACAGCCCGGTGGGCCCCTGGACCGGCTTCGACGCCAGCCCCGGCAACTTCGACCCCTTCGTCGACATCGAGCCCTCGGACACCGACGAACGTGCCTTCCGCCTCCACCCGGAGCTGGGCTCCAGCGACGGCAGCGTCGTCGTCATGAGCTACTACCGGGAGGACTTCGTCCGGAACACCGGCTACTCGCCCCCCTTCGACAAGGAGTACGAGGGCCAGATCCGGCTGGTGGCCGTCGACCTGCGGACCGATGCCCTGGACCAGCTGCGGGACTACGTGAGCCGCACCTACCAGGCCGCGGTGGGCTGGACCCCGGGCACCACCGACCGCAACTACTGGGCCGACCAGCTCCGCAACCGGAACAAGACGGTGCCTGATCTCATCGCCGCCCTCCGGACCGCCAATGCCACGGCTGTCACCAACATCCGCAAGGGCACGGTGCGGGAGGCCTACCAGGCCGTCCTCGACCGGTCGGCCAGCGCCGACGAGCAGACCTACTGGGCCGGCTGGCTGGCCACCGGGGGCCGCAGCTACGACAACCTGGCCGGCGCCCTGGTCAACAGCGGGGAGTTCCGGGACGACCACCCGGCGGCCAGCACCATCGTGCCCCAGGTCTACCTGCGGTTCCTGGGCCGGACCGTCGACACCTCGGCCTACAACTACTGGGTCAACCAGCTGAACACCGGCGCCACGTCGGTCCCCAACTTCGTCATCGCCATCATCCGGTCCCAGGAGGGCACTCGCTACCAGGCCACCCTGGCCTACGACGCGGTGCTGGGGCGTGCCCCCAACACCACCGAGCGGAACGTCGTGGCCGCCGACTTCGTCCCGGTGCTGGGTCGGGTCCCCTCGGCCGTCCGATCGGCCATCGTGGCCACCGCCCAGGCCGGCATCTGA
- a CDS encoding helix-turn-helix transcriptional regulator, with product MRGPRRPPPPGTPDVPLKLWGTRLREARRARGLTQPQLADLAGVAQQSVSKVERGEACPHDRVKLQLAHALGVNPGCIFPWPKEP from the coding sequence ATGAGGGGACCGAGACGGCCCCCGCCTCCCGGCACGCCGGACGTTCCCCTGAAGCTGTGGGGTACGCGGCTGCGTGAGGCGCGCCGGGCCCGGGGGCTCACCCAACCCCAGCTGGCCGACCTGGCCGGTGTGGCCCAGCAGAGCGTCTCCAAGGTCGAGCGGGGCGAAGCCTGCCCCCACGACCGGGTCAAGCTGCAACTGGCCCACGCCTTGGGCGTGAACCCGGGCTGCATCTTCCCCTGGCCCAAGGAGCCTTGA
- a CDS encoding helix-turn-helix transcriptional regulator, giving the protein MRSATGAGRSSTGRGRRTPAVPLPDTLEVPLPLWGTLLRDMRRNRGLTQPQLAELAGLAQQSVSKIERGEACPHDQVKLKLAYALSVSPSTLFPWP; this is encoded by the coding sequence ATGCGAAGCGCCACGGGGGCCGGGCGGTCATCGACGGGACGGGGACGCCGTACGCCGGCGGTCCCCCTGCCCGACACGCTCGAGGTCCCCCTTCCCCTCTGGGGCACCCTCCTGCGGGACATGCGCCGCAACCGGGGCCTGACCCAGCCGCAGCTGGCCGAGCTGGCCGGCCTGGCCCAGCAGTCCGTCTCCAAGATCGAGCGCGGCGAGGCCTGCCCCCACGATCAGGTCAAGCTCAAGCTGGCCTACGCCCTGAGCGTCAGCCCCAGCACCCTCTTCCCCTGGCCCTGA
- a CDS encoding TetR/AcrR family transcriptional regulator — protein MASQEERRSQTRGALLDAGAALFAERGIAGASVDAIARAAGRTSGALYDHFGSKEGLLFALLETWAGDATAVITAEQAAAATLDEWVAAMWHAVADPPSGDGRWIALEHELWSYAAQSDDARRYLARRYQAAWAGIDAVARERTGAEVEVRVGPAVIGLLLGLEMMRRLDPAAVTDELAVAALRGVLTSVPDRTRS, from the coding sequence GTGGCCAGCCAGGAGGAGCGCCGGAGCCAGACCCGCGGGGCCCTCCTGGACGCCGGGGCCGCCCTGTTCGCCGAGCGGGGCATCGCCGGCGCCTCGGTCGACGCCATCGCCCGGGCCGCGGGGCGCACCTCGGGCGCCCTCTACGACCACTTCGGCAGCAAGGAGGGCCTGCTGTTCGCCCTCCTGGAGACGTGGGCGGGCGACGCCACCGCCGTCATCACCGCCGAGCAGGCCGCGGCCGCCACCCTGGACGAGTGGGTGGCGGCCATGTGGCACGCAGTCGCCGATCCCCCCTCGGGCGACGGCCGGTGGATCGCCCTGGAGCACGAGCTGTGGAGCTACGCGGCCCAGAGCGACGACGCCCGCCGCTACCTGGCCCGCCGCTACCAGGCGGCGTGGGCCGGCATCGACGCCGTGGCCCGCGAGCGCACCGGCGCCGAGGTCGAGGTTCGGGTCGGCCCCGCCGTCATCGGCCTCCTCCTCGGCCTGGAGATGATGCGCCGCCTCGATCCCGCGGCGGTGACCGACGAGCTCGCCGTCGCCGCCCTGCGGGGCGTGCTCACCTCCGTCCCCGACCGCACCCGGTCCTGA
- a CDS encoding nitronate monooxygenase family protein has translation MRTPLCDELGIEFPIFAFTHCRDVVAAVSRAGGFGVLGAVGFSPEQLEVELAWIDEHVGDHPYGVDIVIPGKYEGMDDADPEHLAQALRDMVPQQHLDFARDLLAERGVPELPEGESNSLQLLGWTAATATPQVTVALDHPKVALVANALGTPPAEVIERIHGAGRKVAALCGSPYQALKHTDAGVDIVIAQGGEGGGHTGEVGSVVLWPQVAQAIAPTPMLAAGGIGSGQQVAAALALGAQGVWAGSLWLTVEEADLPPAQQQQLLDATSRDTVRSRSFTGKPCRMIKTEWTEAWSAPDAPEPLPMPLQYMVSGDCVARSHRYADRALSVMFNPVGQVVGQMNRVERTSAVVQRLVEEYLEAVERLDRLTAAASA, from the coding sequence ATGCGCACCCCTCTCTGCGACGAGCTCGGCATCGAGTTCCCCATCTTCGCCTTCACCCACTGCCGGGACGTGGTGGCCGCGGTGTCCAGGGCCGGCGGCTTCGGCGTGCTGGGGGCCGTCGGGTTCAGCCCCGAGCAGCTCGAGGTGGAGCTGGCGTGGATCGACGAGCACGTGGGCGACCACCCCTACGGCGTCGACATCGTCATCCCCGGCAAGTACGAGGGCATGGACGACGCCGACCCCGAGCACCTGGCCCAGGCCCTGCGGGACATGGTCCCCCAGCAGCACCTGGACTTCGCCCGCGACCTCCTGGCCGAGCGGGGCGTGCCCGAGCTGCCCGAGGGCGAGTCCAACTCCCTCCAGCTCCTGGGGTGGACCGCGGCCACGGCCACCCCCCAGGTCACCGTGGCCCTCGACCACCCCAAGGTGGCCCTCGTCGCCAACGCCCTGGGCACGCCGCCGGCCGAGGTCATCGAGCGCATCCACGGCGCCGGCCGCAAGGTGGCGGCCCTGTGCGGCTCGCCCTACCAGGCCCTGAAGCACACCGACGCCGGGGTCGACATCGTCATCGCCCAGGGCGGCGAGGGGGGCGGCCACACCGGTGAGGTCGGCTCCGTGGTGCTGTGGCCCCAGGTGGCCCAGGCCATCGCCCCCACCCCCATGCTGGCCGCCGGGGGCATCGGCTCGGGCCAGCAGGTCGCCGCCGCCCTGGCCCTGGGGGCCCAGGGGGTGTGGGCCGGCTCCCTGTGGCTCACCGTCGAGGAGGCGGACCTCCCGCCGGCCCAGCAGCAGCAGCTCCTCGACGCCACCTCCCGGGACACGGTGCGGAGCCGGTCCTTCACCGGCAAGCCGTGCCGCATGATCAAGACGGAGTGGACCGAGGCGTGGTCGGCCCCCGATGCCCCGGAGCCGCTGCCCATGCCCTTGCAGTACATGGTGTCGGGGGACTGCGTGGCCCGCAGCCACCGCTACGCGGACCGGGCCCTGTCGGTGATGTTCAACCCGGTGGGCCAGGTGGTGGGCCAGATGAACCGGGTGGAGAGGACCAGCGCGGTGGTCCAGCGCCTGGTCGAGGAGTACCTGGAGGCGGTGGAGCGCCTGGACCGCCTCACCGCTGCGGCCAGCGCCTGA
- a CDS encoding O-methyltransferase, with translation MPRQPRSRPAETPLFDLGEADTHQGRWDEVDRYLVGTLHQPDPALDAALDTSDAAGLPAINVAPNQGKLLQLLARAVGARRILEVGTLGGYSSIWLARALPPDGELVTLEIDPARAEVARANLDRAGVGDRTEVRVGPALEGLRALHREGAGPFDLTFVDADKEGNADYVDWAVRLSRPGSLIVVDNVVRAGAVVDEASTDPRVRGVRRLHDTLAADARVTATAIQTVGSKGWDGLTVVLVLDPG, from the coding sequence GTGCCCCGCCAGCCCCGGTCCCGTCCCGCCGAGACGCCCCTGTTCGACCTGGGCGAGGCCGACACCCACCAGGGCCGCTGGGACGAGGTCGACCGCTACCTGGTCGGCACCCTGCACCAGCCCGACCCGGCCCTCGACGCCGCCCTCGACACCAGCGACGCCGCCGGGCTGCCGGCCATCAACGTGGCCCCCAACCAGGGGAAGCTGCTCCAACTGCTGGCCCGGGCGGTCGGCGCCCGCCGCATCCTGGAGGTCGGCACCCTGGGCGGCTACAGCTCCATCTGGCTGGCCCGGGCCCTGCCGCCGGACGGGGAGCTCGTCACCCTGGAGATCGACCCGGCCCGGGCCGAGGTGGCCCGGGCCAACCTGGACCGGGCCGGCGTGGGCGACCGCACCGAGGTGCGGGTGGGGCCCGCCCTGGAGGGCCTGCGGGCCCTGCACCGCGAGGGCGCGGGCCCCTTCGACCTCACCTTCGTGGACGCCGACAAGGAGGGCAACGCCGACTACGTGGACTGGGCCGTGCGGCTGTCGCGGCCCGGGTCGCTGATCGTGGTGGACAACGTGGTGCGGGCCGGCGCGGTGGTCGACGAGGCGTCGACCGACCCCCGGGTGCGGGGCGTGCGCCGCCTCCACGACACCCTGGCCGCCGATGCCCGGGTGACGGCCACCGCCATCCAGACGGTGGGGAGCAAGGGCTGGGACGGCCTGACCGTGGTCCTGGTCCTGGACCCGGGCTGA
- a CDS encoding GH1 family beta-glucosidase, producing MTALRREDFGEDFTWGVAHAAYQVEGAWDADGKGPSIWDTFTHGGGRVSDRTTGDVACEFYDRYQDDLSLVRDLGFGAQRFSISWPRVLPTGTGRVNRAGLDFYSRLVDACLERGVEPWVTLYHWDLPEALHQRGGWASRDVVDWFGEYTGVVADALGDRVTRWMVFNEPSSFLLAGYLTGVHAPGVRSLNKFMAATHHVNLAQARGAQVLRDRVPGAEVGTTHIFTPPDVAGDSPRHRRAARAFEALVNRVHLEPSLGLGYPTDDAPLLKRIDRYRRDGDDQAVLVDWDFLGVQYYQRLAVHALPVPGLGFLPWPRRDHKRYDITAMGWEVNPRGLHEVLHQFHAYGKVPKLYVTENGAAYPDEVVDGRVHDPRRIAYYEAHLAQVLKAKQEGVPVHGYFCWSYCDNFEWAAGLRPRFGLVHVDYATQARLVKDSGHWFSALLGGELAPPG from the coding sequence GTGACGGCACTGCGACGCGAGGACTTCGGCGAGGACTTCACCTGGGGGGTGGCCCACGCCGCCTACCAGGTCGAGGGGGCCTGGGACGCCGACGGCAAGGGCCCCTCGATCTGGGACACCTTCACCCACGGCGGGGGCCGGGTGTCGGACCGGACCACCGGCGACGTGGCCTGCGAGTTCTACGACCGCTACCAGGACGACCTGTCCCTGGTGCGCGACCTGGGCTTCGGGGCCCAGCGGTTCTCGATCTCGTGGCCCCGGGTCCTGCCCACCGGCACCGGCCGGGTCAACCGGGCCGGCCTCGACTTCTACTCCCGGCTGGTGGACGCCTGCCTGGAACGGGGGGTCGAGCCCTGGGTCACCCTCTACCACTGGGACCTGCCCGAGGCCCTCCACCAGCGGGGCGGATGGGCCAGCCGCGACGTGGTCGACTGGTTCGGCGAGTACACGGGCGTGGTGGCCGACGCCCTGGGCGACCGGGTCACCCGCTGGATGGTGTTCAACGAGCCCAGCAGCTTCCTGCTGGCCGGCTACCTGACCGGCGTCCACGCCCCCGGGGTGCGCAGCCTCAACAAGTTCATGGCCGCCACCCACCACGTCAACCTGGCCCAGGCCCGGGGCGCCCAGGTGCTGCGCGATCGCGTGCCCGGGGCCGAGGTGGGCACCACCCACATCTTCACCCCGCCCGACGTGGCCGGCGACTCGCCCCGCCACCGCAGGGCGGCCCGGGCCTTCGAGGCCCTCGTCAACCGGGTCCACCTGGAGCCCAGCCTGGGCCTGGGCTACCCGACCGACGACGCCCCGCTCCTGAAGCGCATCGACCGGTACCGCCGGGACGGCGACGACCAGGCGGTGCTGGTCGACTGGGACTTCCTGGGCGTGCAGTACTACCAGCGCCTGGCCGTCCACGCCCTGCCCGTCCCCGGGCTGGGCTTCCTGCCCTGGCCCCGGCGCGACCACAAGCGCTACGACATCACCGCCATGGGCTGGGAGGTCAACCCCCGCGGCCTGCACGAGGTGCTCCACCAGTTCCACGCCTACGGCAAGGTGCCCAAGCTGTACGTCACCGAGAACGGCGCCGCCTACCCCGACGAGGTGGTCGACGGCCGGGTCCACGACCCCCGGCGCATCGCCTACTACGAGGCCCACCTGGCCCAGGTGCTGAAGGCCAAGCAGGAGGGCGTGCCGGTGCACGGCTACTTCTGCTGGAGCTACTGCGACAACTTCGAGTGGGCCGCCGGCCTGCGCCCCCGCTTCGGCCTCGTCCACGTCGACTACGCCACCCAGGCCCGGCTGGTGAAGGACAGCGGCCACTGGTTCAGCGCCCTCCTGGGTGGCGAGCTGGCCCCCCCCGGCTGA